One region of Candidatus Abyssobacteria bacterium SURF_5 genomic DNA includes:
- a CDS encoding TetR/AcrR family transcriptional regulator, which yields MGRKSIAHIRREQIINGFFKVVAKKGFANASTREITEAAGVSKGVLHHYFIDKEAMVLGVLGHVLETYLAEFTEGLEKRESPTEQMEFFWSWFLDLNRFNMEFSRAWVEFWVLSKTNESIAEALRDCYGQIIGRLAGIIRKGIESGDFAKVDPLVTANTMLASLEGTTMLWVVNPMATPVEAINDKIAELFLNHLKPGQEN from the coding sequence ATGGGTAGAAAGAGCATTGCGCATATCAGACGAGAGCAGATCATCAACGGATTTTTCAAAGTCGTGGCAAAGAAAGGCTTCGCAAATGCCTCGACACGTGAAATAACCGAGGCCGCTGGCGTCAGCAAGGGGGTCCTACATCACTATTTCATTGACAAAGAGGCAATGGTTCTGGGTGTCTTGGGCCACGTGCTCGAAACCTACCTGGCAGAGTTCACCGAAGGCCTCGAAAAGCGCGAGTCGCCCACCGAACAGATGGAATTCTTCTGGTCGTGGTTTCTGGATCTCAATCGTTTCAACATGGAATTCTCGCGTGCGTGGGTGGAGTTTTGGGTTCTGTCCAAGACCAACGAGTCCATCGCTGAGGCTCTAAGGGACTGCTACGGACAGATTATCGGCAGGCTTGCCGGAATCATACGCAAGGGGATCGAGTCGGGAGACTTCGCCAAAGTCGATCCCCTGGTTACGGCCAATACGATGCTCGCAAGCCTTGAAGGAACAACCATGCTCTGGGTAGTCAATCCCATGGCGACACCCGTCGAAGCAATTAACGACAAGATCGCAGAATTATTTCTCAATCATCTCAAGCCCGGGCAAGAGAATTGA
- a CDS encoding 2-C-methyl-D-erythritol 2,4-cyclodiphosphate synthase, with translation MRIGLGYDIHRLAPSETGIILGGVQIPLNRRLVGHSDGDALCHAIIDALLGAANLGDIGQKFPDTDLTYKDISSLELLKRTAAWLRSAGFAVINIDAVVVAEVPRVAPHKEEMARNIAAILGIDPSRVSIKGKTAEGLGAIGAGEALCVHAVALVEEEK, from the coding sequence GTGAGGATCGGCTTGGGCTACGATATCCATCGTTTGGCGCCATCGGAAACCGGGATCATACTCGGCGGCGTACAGATACCGCTGAACAGGCGTTTGGTCGGGCATTCCGACGGTGATGCACTATGCCATGCAATCATCGACGCACTGCTCGGAGCCGCGAATCTCGGAGATATCGGCCAAAAATTCCCGGACACCGATTTGACATACAAGGACATCTCGAGTCTTGAACTTCTGAAACGGACGGCTGCATGGCTGCGTTCCGCTGGTTTTGCCGTCATAAATATCGATGCCGTCGTCGTGGCCGAGGTTCCGCGCGTGGCGCCCCATAAGGAGGAGATGGCGCGAAATATCGCCGCCATACTGGGCATCGACCCTTCTCGGGTAAGTATCAAGGGAAAGACAGCGGAAGGTCTGGGGGCCATTGGCGCGGGTGAGGCCCTCTGCGTTCACGCCGTCGCCTTGGTAGAAGAGGAAAAATGA
- a CDS encoding glutamate--tRNA ligase, whose amino-acid sequence MSEVRVRFAPSPTGYLHIGGARTALINWAFARRHGGIFILRIEDTDVVRSTMASFESIIASLKWLGLEWDEGAEKGGPYGPYHQSENFANYKQKADELLKSGHAYHCYCLPDELDERRKLALKEGGPSGYDKRCRSLSAAQVAEFASKGRQPVVRFKVPDDRSIIVDDIVRGRVTFARGIISDFVILRADQTPTFHFANVIDDLRMRITHVIRGEDHLSNTPRHVLLFEAFGARPPKFAHLSLILGPDGARLSKRHGATAVEEFRDAGYLPEALVNWLALLGFAPPDGNEVFGMNEFAQEFDLNVLGKSAAIFDRAKLDWLNGTYIRKMPPERLGQLCRPYLERAGYDMSAYSDAALGEIAVSIRGNMAVLSDSVEQAAPYFKTIEDLLEADAREYLKANAVSRGVLTAFAEELRNRQKIELTDVSAIGKSIQKTTGVKGKELYMPIRAAVTGRLHGPELAKAIPLLGKEKCLQRVERVLELL is encoded by the coding sequence ATGAGCGAAGTGCGCGTCAGATTTGCGCCGAGTCCGACAGGCTACCTGCACATTGGCGGTGCGAGGACGGCGTTGATCAACTGGGCGTTCGCCAGGCGTCATGGCGGCATCTTCATATTGCGCATTGAGGATACGGACGTGGTGCGTTCGACCATGGCGTCGTTTGAATCGATCATTGCTTCCTTGAAATGGCTGGGGCTGGAGTGGGATGAGGGCGCCGAGAAAGGCGGTCCGTATGGTCCATATCATCAATCGGAGAATTTCGCCAACTACAAACAGAAGGCGGATGAGCTGCTGAAATCGGGTCACGCTTATCATTGTTATTGTCTGCCGGACGAACTGGACGAAAGACGTAAGCTGGCGCTGAAGGAGGGGGGGCCGTCCGGATACGACAAGCGGTGCCGAAGTCTTTCGGCGGCGCAGGTGGCTGAGTTCGCGAGCAAAGGAAGACAGCCGGTAGTGAGGTTCAAGGTGCCCGACGACCGGTCCATTATCGTTGACGACATCGTCCGCGGACGCGTCACGTTCGCACGCGGCATCATCAGCGACTTTGTCATTTTGCGAGCCGATCAGACGCCGACTTTCCATTTTGCCAACGTGATCGACGATTTGCGGATGCGGATTACACATGTGATCCGGGGAGAAGACCACCTCTCGAACACTCCGCGCCACGTGCTGCTCTTCGAGGCCTTTGGCGCGCGCCCGCCGAAGTTCGCCCATCTCTCGCTGATACTCGGCCCCGATGGCGCGCGTCTGAGCAAACGACACGGCGCGACGGCGGTCGAGGAGTTTCGTGATGCCGGCTACCTTCCTGAGGCGCTCGTCAACTGGCTTGCGCTCCTCGGTTTTGCGCCGCCGGACGGCAACGAAGTTTTCGGCATGAATGAATTTGCTCAGGAATTCGATCTGAACGTTCTGGGCAAAAGCGCGGCGATCTTCGACCGCGCCAAGCTCGACTGGCTCAACGGCACGTACATTCGCAAGATGCCGCCCGAGCGGCTCGGACAGCTCTGCAGGCCGTACCTCGAGCGGGCGGGCTACGATATGTCCGCATATAGCGATGCCGCTCTCGGCGAAATCGCCGTCTCTATCAGAGGAAACATGGCAGTGCTTTCCGATAGCGTCGAGCAGGCGGCGCCGTATTTCAAGACCATCGAAGATCTCCTCGAAGCGGACGCACGCGAATATCTGAAAGCCAATGCTGTCTCGAGGGGTGTTCTGACTGCGTTCGCGGAGGAGTTGAGGAATCGGCAGAAAATTGAATTGACCGATGTATCGGCAATTGGAAAATCCATTCAGAAGACCACAGGCGTGAAAGGCAAAGAGCTGTATATGCCCATCCGCGCCGCCGTCACTGGCAGACTTCACGGCCCCGAATTGGCGAAGGCGATTCCACTGCTGGGCAAAGAGAAATGCCTGCAACGCGTCGAGCGGGTGCTGGAACTGCTTTGA
- a CDS encoding HU family DNA-binding protein, producing MTKQELVDIVSEKSGLTKKETGTVVDIILNTITETMKRGEKVSLVGFGTFDIKRRKAREGRNPATGETIQIESRVVPSFKAGRQLKEALS from the coding sequence GTGACTAAACAAGAACTTGTCGACATCGTGTCAGAAAAGAGCGGCCTCACCAAGAAGGAAACTGGAACGGTCGTTGACATAATCCTGAATACCATAACCGAAACCATGAAGCGCGGCGAGAAAGTGTCGCTCGTCGGTTTCGGTACGTTCGACATAAAACGGCGCAAAGCCCGTGAAGGCCGCAATCCCGCCACGGGCGAAACAATTCAGATAGAATCGCGAGTCGTGCCCTCGTTCAAAGCCGGCCGCCAGCTCAAGGAAGCGCTGTCCTAA
- a CDS encoding purine-nucleoside phosphorylase, producing the protein MVDLVQKIQETTASIRKRTDIKPEIGIILGTGLGSLVKTIKGKKALPYDELPNFPVSTVMSHENQMVFGRIGEHPVAAMQGRFHYYEGYTMQEVTFPVRVMKALGIKTLVVSNAAGGMNPQFKSGDLMVISDHINLMNDNPLRGRNDDRLGPRFPDMCEPYDSGLIDLLEKVALDEKIPLKRGVYVAVPGPNLETRAEYRFLRSIGADAVGMSTVPEVIVAVHAGLKVLGISVITDECFPDALKPANIDIILKVAAEAEPKLGRLISKTITSMK; encoded by the coding sequence GTGGTTGATCTGGTTCAGAAGATACAAGAAACGACCGCTTCAATTAGGAAAAGGACCGACATAAAACCAGAGATCGGAATTATTCTCGGCACCGGGCTGGGCTCGCTGGTCAAAACCATAAAAGGGAAAAAGGCGCTTCCGTACGACGAGCTCCCGAACTTTCCGGTTTCGACAGTGATGAGTCACGAAAATCAAATGGTGTTCGGAAGAATCGGCGAACACCCCGTTGCAGCCATGCAGGGCCGCTTTCATTACTACGAAGGCTATACGATGCAGGAGGTTACCTTCCCGGTGCGCGTCATGAAGGCGCTCGGTATCAAGACGCTCGTGGTTTCCAATGCCGCCGGCGGCATGAATCCTCAATTCAAGTCCGGAGATTTGATGGTAATCAGCGACCACATCAACCTGATGAACGATAACCCGTTGCGCGGCCGAAACGACGATCGGCTCGGCCCGAGATTTCCCGACATGTGCGAACCCTATGATAGCGGCCTCATCGACCTGCTGGAGAAAGTCGCGCTCGATGAGAAAATTCCTCTGAAGCGCGGCGTCTATGTCGCAGTGCCCGGCCCGAACCTCGAAACAAGGGCCGAATACCGATTCCTGCGATCCATTGGCGCCGACGCCGTGGGAATGTCCACCGTCCCGGAGGTCATTGTCGCCGTGCATGCCGGACTCAAGGTCCTCGGCATAAGCGTCATCACCGACGAATGCTTTCCCGATGCCTTGAAACCGGCTAACATCGATATAATACTAAAGGTTGCGGCCGAGGCTGAACCCAAGCTCGGCCGACTCATCAGTAAAACCATTACGTCCATGAAATGA
- the ispD gene encoding 2-C-methyl-D-erythritol 4-phosphate cytidylyltransferase: MNPLKAPSAQQTAASPDASEATLYFRAAAIVPAAGQGIRMRLGKPKALLPLLGRPMLGWTLDPIQQVGLFSSILVACPPGEETAFHDSLAPVFGSVRFVAGGRTRQESVQNCLEQIPVDYDLVAIHDGARPLVTRALLRDTLTKAAQVGAAVAAVRSKDTVKECNERGVIERTFVRENLRLVQTPQCFRLELILQAYEKARFDLFSATDDSAIVERLGVDVHVVEGSYENIKVTTPEDIIVCEELLRRR; this comes from the coding sequence ATGAACCCGTTGAAGGCGCCCTCCGCCCAGCAAACTGCGGCTTCCCCAGACGCAAGTGAGGCAACCCTTTATTTTCGGGCCGCCGCAATCGTGCCGGCCGCCGGACAGGGTATTCGTATGCGCCTGGGAAAACCAAAGGCGTTGCTGCCTCTGCTCGGTCGCCCGATGCTCGGATGGACCCTCGATCCTATCCAACAGGTGGGACTGTTCTCGAGCATCCTCGTTGCATGCCCGCCCGGAGAAGAAACCGCCTTTCACGATTCGCTTGCGCCAGTTTTCGGTTCCGTCCGCTTTGTCGCCGGAGGTAGGACCCGTCAGGAGTCGGTCCAGAATTGCCTCGAACAGATTCCGGTCGACTACGATCTTGTTGCCATTCACGATGGCGCACGCCCCCTGGTAACCCGGGCGCTTCTTCGAGATACCCTAACCAAGGCCGCCCAAGTAGGGGCTGCGGTCGCGGCAGTCAGAAGTAAAGATACAGTAAAGGAATGCAACGAGCGGGGTGTCATCGAACGAACGTTTGTTCGAGAAAACCTGCGCCTCGTGCAGACGCCGCAATGCTTCAGGCTCGAGTTGATCCTGCAGGCTTATGAAAAAGCCAGATTCGATCTCTTCTCCGCTACCGATGATTCGGCTATCGTCGAACGACTCGGCGTCGATGTGCATGTGGTCGAGGGATCATACGAAAATATCAAGGTAACTACTCCGGAAGACATCATTGTCTGTGAAGAGTTGCTCAGAAGGAGATAA
- a CDS encoding epoxyqueuosine reductase → MFITEEIERFVAENEANRFTTLDNSRMFDKPLVGFADGDDEIFDKYQGVVGDFHWRPRDLMQQLATDEKYEGSLENLSVIAWVLPIMKETVEDNAKEEKRPSRRWALTREMGEKHNKLLRRHVADVLRREGLLATAPILTSYWQFLVDDRVGLASNWSERHAAFAAGLGTFSLNDGLITPRGIAHRVGSVIVNMKLEASPRAYQNHMANCLFHNSGTCGECIKRCPAGALSESGHDKMKCGMYVMQCTEEWRKEFEIDEEAGCGLCQSGVPCSTRIPKRPAKK, encoded by the coding sequence ATGTTTATCACGGAAGAGATAGAACGATTTGTCGCAGAGAATGAGGCCAATCGTTTCACCACGTTGGATAACTCGAGGATGTTCGATAAGCCGCTGGTCGGCTTCGCGGACGGCGATGACGAGATATTCGACAAATACCAGGGAGTAGTCGGCGATTTTCACTGGAGGCCCAGGGACCTCATGCAGCAGCTTGCTACCGATGAGAAGTATGAGGGAAGCCTGGAGAACTTAAGCGTTATCGCCTGGGTTCTGCCGATCATGAAGGAAACAGTTGAAGACAACGCGAAGGAAGAGAAGCGGCCCTCCCGCCGATGGGCGTTGACCCGTGAGATGGGCGAGAAGCACAACAAGCTGCTGCGGCGGCATGTCGCAGACGTTCTCAGAAGGGAGGGTCTCCTCGCGACCGCGCCGATACTCACAAGCTATTGGCAATTCCTGGTGGATGACCGCGTCGGCCTTGCGTCTAACTGGTCCGAGCGCCATGCGGCCTTTGCGGCAGGCCTCGGCACCTTCAGCCTCAATGACGGATTGATCACCCCCAGGGGAATCGCTCACAGAGTCGGCAGCGTCATCGTGAACATGAAGCTCGAGGCTAGCCCCCGCGCCTACCAAAACCACATGGCAAACTGCCTCTTTCACAACAGCGGAACTTGCGGCGAGTGCATAAAGCGATGTCCGGCCGGAGCGCTCTCGGAATCCGGCCATGATAAGATGAAATGCGGCATGTATGTAATGCAGTGCACCGAGGAATGGCGCAAGGAGTTCGAAATCGACGAAGAGGCGGGATGCGGCCTCTGCCAGTCGGGCGTGCCCTGCTCAACAAGAATCCCGAAGAGACCTGCAAAAAAATGA
- a CDS encoding FAD-dependent oxidoreductase, with protein MRTARDNLWLDAPYEPGPSLTGDLKTDVAIVGGGLTGLASAYFIKKRFPEKRVIVLESKFIGFGSSGRNSGIATGMLGNSALLLKKTHGREKAARLQQLAAQGFLLFEELVKEHGIDCDYERSGRLVIAENGKAMKLLEQEARACEETGAPVTWLERQEVHSRLGALDAFAGLYSPDEGKLNPAKFVRGMRKVVESLGVEVYEYSHCAHMEPGSTISLYTPLAHVRAATIVMATNAYENPLGLFRYKVLPFYVYNIVTEPLTKGQMDEFRWAGKFAVFNQKNLFWMGRLTADNRLLFIDNDALYFYRVDRDYSHRPSEYRSHFRLLIKTFPFLKGIEVTHQWGGRIGITLDFLPSIGRTGKHRNIYYSMGYNGHGVTFSQLAGKMLAELMAGEKTELTDHMLINKAVFGVPSASVMYLGINAYKSYFRILDLMLDMGK; from the coding sequence ATGCGAACCGCACGAGATAACCTTTGGTTGGATGCACCCTATGAGCCAGGGCCTTCTTTGACGGGAGACCTTAAGACTGACGTCGCCATTGTCGGCGGGGGGCTCACGGGCCTGGCCTCTGCTTACTTTATCAAGAAACGATTTCCCGAGAAACGGGTCATCGTGCTTGAGAGCAAATTCATAGGATTCGGGTCCTCCGGCCGCAACTCGGGCATTGCAACCGGAATGCTAGGCAACAGCGCCCTCCTCCTGAAAAAGACGCATGGAAGAGAAAAAGCGGCGAGGCTCCAACAGCTTGCGGCTCAGGGTTTCCTGCTTTTTGAAGAACTGGTTAAAGAACATGGCATCGATTGTGATTACGAGAGGAGCGGGCGCTTGGTCATTGCCGAGAATGGTAAAGCCATGAAGCTGCTCGAGCAAGAAGCCCGGGCCTGCGAAGAAACAGGCGCGCCGGTGACATGGCTTGAAAGACAGGAGGTTCACAGCCGTCTTGGAGCGCTCGATGCCTTCGCGGGCCTTTATTCGCCGGACGAGGGAAAGCTTAACCCTGCGAAATTCGTGCGCGGGATGAGAAAAGTAGTGGAATCCCTCGGTGTCGAGGTCTATGAATATTCCCACTGCGCCCACATGGAGCCCGGATCCACAATATCATTATACACGCCGTTAGCCCACGTGAGAGCGGCGACCATCGTCATGGCGACAAATGCTTATGAAAATCCTCTCGGATTATTCCGGTACAAGGTGCTGCCCTTTTACGTATATAATATTGTTACTGAACCGCTGACGAAGGGACAGATGGATGAATTCCGCTGGGCAGGGAAATTCGCCGTTTTCAACCAAAAGAACCTGTTCTGGATGGGGCGCCTCACGGCCGACAACCGACTCCTTTTTATCGATAACGATGCGTTATACTTTTACCGTGTGGATCGGGACTACAGCCACCGTCCCAGCGAGTATCGGAGTCACTTCCGACTCTTGATCAAAACGTTCCCCTTCCTGAAGGGCATCGAGGTGACTCACCAGTGGGGAGGGCGGATCGGCATCACACTCGACTTCCTGCCGTCAATAGGCAGGACGGGCAAACACCGGAACATATATTACAGCATGGGCTACAACGGACATGGAGTTACATTCAGTCAACTTGCCGGCAAGATGCTTGCCGAGTTGATGGCCGGTGAGAAGACCGAATTAACCGACCACATGTTGATAAACAAGGCCGTCTTCGGCGTTCCTTCCGCATCCGTCATGTATCTCGGAATCAATGCCTACAAGTCGTATTTCAGAATATTGGACTTGATGCTGGATATGGGAAAGTAG
- a CDS encoding MerR family transcriptional regulator, which produces MVTMDGKAPRKIYFSIGEVSAMTDIPQHVLRYWEDVFPTLNPPKRRNGSRAYRQQDIEKVRLIKRLLYSEGYTIRGARKKLRDEKIETEKAEKAHTFSDALSDVERRLQNIIEMLDSGV; this is translated from the coding sequence GTGGTGACCATGGATGGAAAAGCACCCAGGAAGATCTACTTCTCCATCGGAGAAGTCAGCGCGATGACCGACATTCCTCAGCACGTGCTCCGCTATTGGGAAGACGTATTCCCCACGCTCAACCCGCCGAAACGGCGCAATGGCAGCCGGGCCTATCGCCAGCAGGACATCGAAAAGGTGCGCCTGATCAAGCGCCTGCTCTATAGCGAAGGCTACACCATCCGGGGCGCGCGCAAGAAGCTGCGCGATGAAAAAATCGAGACCGAAAAAGCGGAGAAGGCGCACACGTTTTCCGATGCGCTTTCCGATGTCGAGAGACGGCTGCAGAATATCATCGAGATGCTCGACTCGGGCGTCTGA
- a CDS encoding mandelate racemase/muconate lactonizing enzyme family protein, whose product MKLTDVKTYVIRTDPPNWGGPLWFFTKLETDEGIEGWGETAILSCLHGLEKNYEVTVKAIFDRLLKGQDPINREPLYHMLYTSLTSQHPDYVALGLISAFDVALWDICGKYYNAPVYNLIGGKCRDRIRTYTYIYDLEATDSLFNAVKDWFSNPARLGEHAARLADEGFTGVKFDPLWQAGSGQFKNPPWEISQLEYDHAEKAVAAVREAVGNRADICIGTHGQITPAAARRLARRVEKYDPLWLEEPCPPENYAEMGRIAQSTSIPIATGERLVTVYEFQNLIRENACAIVQPDLGSCGGITACKKIASLAEANYVLMAPHVWGGPIITAAAIQIAANIPNFLILESIYKSRNFFDVIVKEPFDWENGYLNLADRPGIGIELNEESLEAHRGALEEGEWL is encoded by the coding sequence ATGAAACTGACCGACGTAAAGACCTACGTGATAAGAACCGACCCTCCCAATTGGGGGGGACCACTGTGGTTTTTCACAAAGCTTGAAACCGATGAAGGGATCGAAGGTTGGGGTGAAACCGCAATACTGAGTTGCCTGCACGGCCTTGAAAAAAATTATGAAGTCACGGTCAAGGCAATATTTGACCGGCTGCTGAAGGGCCAGGATCCCATCAACAGGGAGCCGCTCTATCACATGCTCTATACATCACTGACGTCGCAGCATCCCGATTATGTCGCCTTGGGACTCATCAGCGCGTTTGATGTCGCCCTTTGGGACATTTGCGGCAAATACTATAATGCACCGGTCTACAATCTGATTGGCGGCAAGTGCAGGGATCGAATTAGAACATATACCTACATCTATGATCTGGAAGCAACGGATAGCCTGTTTAACGCAGTCAAGGACTGGTTCAGCAATCCGGCCAGATTGGGCGAACACGCGGCCAGACTGGCGGATGAAGGTTTCACCGGCGTGAAGTTCGATCCTTTGTGGCAGGCTGGATCGGGTCAATTCAAGAATCCTCCCTGGGAAATTTCCCAATTGGAATATGATCACGCCGAAAAGGCCGTTGCCGCTGTTCGCGAAGCGGTGGGCAATAGAGCCGATATATGCATCGGCACGCATGGGCAGATCACGCCTGCTGCGGCGCGCCGTCTGGCCAGAAGAGTGGAAAAATATGATCCGTTGTGGCTGGAAGAGCCTTGCCCGCCCGAAAATTACGCGGAGATGGGAAGGATTGCCCAGAGCACTTCGATTCCGATAGCGACGGGCGAGCGTCTGGTTACGGTCTATGAATTTCAAAATCTCATAAGAGAGAACGCGTGCGCTATCGTGCAGCCCGATCTCGGCAGTTGCGGCGGAATAACCGCCTGCAAGAAAATCGCCTCACTTGCGGAAGCGAACTATGTGCTCATGGCGCCCCACGTGTGGGGAGGACCCATAATCACGGCGGCTGCGATTCAGATAGCCGCCAATATTCCGAATTTCCTTATTTTGGAGAGCATCTACAAGTCCCGGAACTTTTTTGATGTGATTGTCAAAGAACCGTTTGACTGGGAAAACGGCTATCTCAACTTGGCCGACAGACCGGGCATCGGCATTGAACTCAATGAAGAAAGCCTGGAAGCCCACCGCGGAGCGCTCGAAGAGGGAGAGTGGTTGTAG
- a CDS encoding DUF362 domain-containing protein yields MKPIVSIVRYTDVGSVANAIQMCEGFKALKASDRVLLKPNICTAGGGFIPPYGTVTTTAVVEGTVRALKDFGVRDISIGEGTVTDELGTNTMKGYKWIHFDRLARKYGVKLIDFNAGPHKKIMVEDVPMNIAEAALDTDFFINLPVLKTHQDTRVSLSSKNLKGCMSLASKRYFHGEHGTIHYRISRLVEAVPQHLVIIDGIYAMEKGPDATIGTGRARGILVASTDFLAADAVGARLLGAKPTESEHLRIYAERHKRMDVLEKPDAIEVRGERVEDHTKYLEWRSIAAEDMPASGHTGYEVLAFTDAACSQCFANLSGPSLLLAALSRNQDFNDLRIIFGKSYKEERNSPRTLLFGNCAIKYNKHLDKAMQLEGCPPKFWTSFFFLTGQMQSLPGKIAFYGRTALYLLKVSFGIGLLPLPRFQVYKNNPDYQIKHFRLT; encoded by the coding sequence ATGAAACCGATCGTTTCTATCGTACGGTACACGGACGTTGGTTCGGTGGCGAACGCGATTCAAATGTGCGAGGGCTTCAAGGCTCTCAAGGCGAGCGACAGGGTCCTGCTCAAGCCCAACATCTGCACGGCGGGAGGCGGCTTCATCCCGCCATACGGAACCGTCACCACGACGGCAGTTGTGGAGGGGACGGTGCGCGCGTTGAAGGATTTCGGCGTCAGAGACATCAGCATCGGAGAAGGCACCGTCACCGACGAACTCGGCACGAATACCATGAAGGGCTACAAATGGATTCATTTCGATCGGCTGGCCAGGAAGTACGGAGTCAAGCTGATCGATTTCAACGCGGGACCTCACAAAAAGATCATGGTTGAGGACGTCCCCATGAACATTGCGGAGGCGGCCCTTGACACCGACTTTTTCATTAATTTGCCTGTCCTCAAGACGCACCAGGACACGAGGGTTTCCCTCTCGAGCAAGAACCTCAAAGGCTGCATGAGCCTGGCCTCGAAGAGATATTTCCATGGGGAACACGGCACCATTCATTACCGTATCTCCCGTCTGGTGGAAGCCGTGCCGCAGCACCTGGTCATCATTGACGGCATCTACGCGATGGAGAAGGGTCCCGACGCCACCATCGGCACAGGCCGCGCCCGCGGGATACTTGTGGCCTCAACCGATTTCCTGGCTGCCGACGCCGTGGGCGCTCGCCTGCTGGGAGCGAAACCGACTGAATCAGAACATCTCAGGATTTATGCCGAGCGTCACAAAAGAATGGACGTTCTCGAGAAGCCGGATGCGATCGAAGTCAGGGGGGAGCGAGTCGAGGATCATACTAAATATCTCGAATGGCGCTCGATAGCGGCCGAGGATATGCCGGCTTCAGGACACACCGGTTACGAGGTGCTGGCTTTTACCGACGCCGCATGCTCGCAATGTTTCGCCAACCTGTCGGGGCCGTCGCTGCTTCTCGCCGCCTTGAGCCGCAACCAGGATTTTAACGATCTGAGGATAATCTTTGGGAAAAGCTATAAGGAGGAACGCAACTCGCCGCGCACACTCTTGTTCGGCAACTGCGCCATCAAGTACAACAAGCATCTTGATAAAGCCATGCAACTCGAGGGATGTCCCCCAAAATTCTGGACGTCCTTCTTTTTCTTAACGGGACAGATGCAGAGCTTGCCCGGCAAAATCGCGTTCTATGGCCGGACGGCGCTCTATCTCTTGAAGGTTTCCTTTGGAATCGGGCTGCTTCCGCTGCCGCGGTTTCAAGTTTACAAGAATAACCCGGATTACCAGATAAAGCACTTCAGGCTCACATAA
- a CDS encoding TRAM domain-containing protein: protein MVTFVARVLLIVFSASIGYVIGNTFGVLQPWHSLLGMLLGGAVGFFIIGIEFVIKNFSFEGLVAPTVGLILGMVTASFIVGWLDLVLPSSFVVFSNIKHFLTIVLMLFLGYLGFTVGLKQKGDLRILPAPTFGRNSLTSPKVLDTSVIIDGRVADICKLGFIEGSLVIPRFVLAELQNIADSPEPLRRTRGRRGLDILNEIQKQVAIDVRISEVDYPEVREVDSKLVKLAKQLRGKIVTNDFNLNKVAQFQGIEVLNVNDLANALKPIVLPDEDFIIKIIKEGKESGQGVGYLDDGTMVVVENGSKLIGREVKVTVTSVLQTSAGQMIFTKIK, encoded by the coding sequence ATGGTTACATTTGTAGCAAGAGTGCTTCTGATCGTTTTCAGTGCTTCCATTGGATATGTCATCGGAAACACGTTCGGAGTACTTCAACCCTGGCATTCGCTGCTCGGAATGCTCCTCGGTGGTGCGGTGGGATTCTTTATCATCGGCATCGAGTTCGTCATCAAGAACTTTTCTTTTGAAGGGTTAGTCGCGCCAACAGTAGGACTCATCCTTGGAATGGTTACTGCAAGCTTCATCGTCGGATGGCTCGACCTCGTGCTTCCAAGCTCGTTTGTTGTGTTCAGCAATATCAAGCACTTCTTAACGATAGTGCTCATGCTCTTCCTCGGATATCTCGGCTTCACCGTCGGACTCAAGCAGAAGGGCGACCTGAGGATTCTGCCCGCCCCAACGTTCGGCCGTAATTCCCTGACCTCGCCGAAAGTGCTTGATACGAGCGTTATTATTGACGGACGCGTGGCCGATATCTGCAAACTTGGCTTTATCGAGGGCTCACTCGTTATTCCGCGGTTCGTCCTTGCGGAATTGCAGAATATCGCCGATTCGCCCGAGCCGCTTCGCCGTACCCGGGGAAGACGCGGACTCGATATCCTGAACGAGATACAAAAACAGGTGGCCATCGACGTTCGCATCAGCGAAGTCGATTATCCCGAGGTGCGCGAGGTAGACTCGAAGCTCGTCAAACTCGCGAAACAGCTCCGGGGAAAAATCGTCACCAACGACTTCAACCTGAACAAGGTCGCACAGTTCCAGGGAATCGAAGTGCTGAACGTCAACGACCTGGCGAACGCGCTGAAGCCGATCGTACTGCCGGACGAGGATTTTATCATCAAGATCATCAAAGAAGGCAAAGAATCCGGACAGGGTGTCGGTTATCTTGATGACGGAACGATGGTGGTCGTTGAAAACGGCTCCAAATTGATCGGCAGAGAAGTAAAGGTGACTGTTACCAGCGTCCTCCAGACGTCGGCTGGTCAGATGATCTTCACCAAGATCAAATGA